The proteins below come from a single Mucilaginibacter mali genomic window:
- a CDS encoding M1 family metallopeptidase, with translation MKLTLVAGLSLALLAGGYVADAQTTPQTPPTNAPAQTRGGGRGNLTPPADPNAPATNYDYHELWKPFFYTKNGGEYRAADGQQGPKYWQNRADYQIAARIDTAKNEVTGSETITYTNNSPQKLDFVWMYLDQNLFKLDSRGNKQVMLNNQDVQASRNWGKGQAFDAGDKVKSVKILATANGKTTTTEAKILINDTRMQVFVPQGIAPNGGKIQFKIDWSFISPDYGSDRMGIRYYPAGKVFQMAQWYPRMCVYDDLQGWNTLPYTGESEFYLEYGDFDLKITAPSSNVVVASGELLNPTEVYTPEQVKRWAQAATSDKTVFIIKPEEVKKAGSRPTGKPELTWHFQIKNARDASWSTAGAFVIDAAKMNLPSGKKSMAISAYSVSVATGNARATEYTKASIEYNSKKWFEYPYPAATCAVGVAGGMEYPGIVFVGNGGWGVIDHEFGHTWFPMIVGSNERLYGWMDEGFNTFINTLSTAYSLKGEFYRGSQGPTANAFTRASLEPIMSNPDNLKEANNGTLLYSKPSAGLVMLREQILGPERFDFAFRTYVHRWAFKHPAPDDFFRTMDAAAGESLAWFWRGWFVNNWQLDQAVRGVRYKGGDAKNGAIITIDNLEKMAMPLVIEIKTVSGKTERVNYTAEIWERNVSFSFIYPSTEEIQSVTIDPDHKLPDSNYNNNVWTKK, from the coding sequence ATGAAACTCACCCTGGTTGCCGGTCTATCGCTGGCATTACTGGCAGGTGGCTATGTGGCCGATGCGCAAACTACGCCGCAAACACCTCCAACAAACGCACCCGCCCAAACCCGCGGCGGCGGACGCGGTAACTTAACCCCTCCGGCCGACCCTAACGCACCTGCTACCAATTACGATTACCACGAGTTGTGGAAGCCATTCTTCTACACCAAAAACGGTGGCGAGTATCGTGCAGCCGATGGCCAGCAAGGCCCTAAGTACTGGCAAAACCGCGCCGATTACCAGATTGCCGCCCGTATTGATACGGCAAAAAACGAGGTAACCGGTTCGGAAACCATCACTTATACCAATAACAGCCCGCAAAAACTGGATTTTGTTTGGATGTACCTGGATCAGAACCTGTTCAAGCTGGATTCGCGCGGTAACAAGCAGGTAATGCTGAACAACCAGGATGTGCAAGCCAGCCGTAACTGGGGCAAAGGCCAGGCATTTGATGCCGGCGATAAAGTAAAATCGGTTAAGATACTGGCTACAGCCAATGGTAAAACAACTACTACCGAAGCTAAAATATTAATAAACGATACCCGTATGCAGGTATTCGTTCCGCAGGGTATTGCCCCTAACGGCGGTAAGATCCAGTTTAAGATCGACTGGTCGTTTATCTCGCCTGATTACGGTTCAGACCGTATGGGTATCAGGTATTACCCGGCTGGTAAAGTATTCCAGATGGCGCAATGGTACCCGCGCATGTGTGTTTACGACGACCTGCAAGGCTGGAACACCCTGCCATACACCGGTGAAAGCGAATTTTACCTGGAATATGGCGATTTCGACCTGAAGATCACCGCTCCGTCATCTAACGTGGTAGTAGCATCCGGCGAATTATTGAACCCTACCGAAGTTTACACACCAGAGCAGGTAAAACGTTGGGCACAAGCAGCTACCAGCGATAAAACCGTATTCATTATCAAACCTGAAGAGGTTAAAAAAGCAGGCTCACGCCCAACAGGCAAACCTGAATTAACCTGGCACTTCCAGATCAAGAACGCTCGTGATGCTTCGTGGTCAACCGCGGGTGCATTTGTTATTGATGCTGCTAAAATGAACCTGCCAAGCGGCAAAAAATCAATGGCTATCTCGGCTTACTCGGTTTCAGTGGCTACCGGCAATGCCCGCGCTACCGAATATACTAAAGCTTCTATCGAATACAACTCTAAAAAATGGTTCGAATACCCTTATCCTGCTGCTACCTGCGCTGTTGGTGTAGCCGGTGGTATGGAGTATCCGGGCATTGTGTTTGTTGGTAACGGCGGCTGGGGGGTGATCGACCACGAGTTTGGCCACACCTGGTTCCCGATGATCGTTGGTTCTAACGAACGTCTTTACGGCTGGATGGACGAGGGTTTCAATACTTTCATCAATACCCTGTCAACTGCTTATTCGTTAAAAGGCGAGTTCTACCGTGGTTCTCAGGGCCCTACAGCTAACGCGTTCACCCGTGCCAGCCTTGAGCCTATCATGAGTAACCCAGACAACCTGAAGGAAGCTAACAACGGTACTTTATTATACAGCAAACCAAGCGCCGGTTTAGTGATGCTGCGCGAACAGATCCTAGGCCCGGAACGTTTTGACTTTGCCTTCCGTACTTACGTTCATCGCTGGGCATTTAAACACCCTGCACCAGACGATTTCTTCCGTACAATGGATGCAGCGGCGGGCGAAAGCCTGGCCTGGTTCTGGAGAGGCTGGTTTGTAAACAACTGGCAGCTTGACCAGGCTGTACGTGGCGTACGCTACAAAGGCGGCGATGCTAAAAATGGCGCTATCATCACCATTGATAACCTTGAAAAAATGGCGATGCCACTTGTTATCGAGATCAAGACCGTTAGCGGCAAAACCGAACGGGTTAACTACACTGCCGAAATTTGGGAGCGCAACGTTAGCTTCTCGTTCATCTACCCGTCTACCGAAGAGATCCAATCGGTTACTATAGATCCTGATCATAAATTACCGGATTCAAACTATAACAACAACGTTTGGACTAAGAAATAA